The Leptolyngbya sp. CCY15150 genome contains a region encoding:
- the hisD gene encoding histidinol dehydrogenase, with product MLRIINQVSEARTELRRICDRTHDEQIIHKEATVREVLQAVQRQGDRALIHYTEEFDQRTLKLEDLRVSGSELDAAYQQVSKELLDAIQLARRNIEAFHRQRVPKSWVQFGEDNVVLGKRYTPVDRAGLYIPGGRASYVSTVLMNAVPAKVAGVPRIVMVTPPGPEKAVNPAILVAAQEAGVQEIYRVGGAQAIAALAYGTETIPNVHVITGPGNIYVTLAKKLVYGTVGIDSLAGPSEVLVIADQSANPVYVATDLLAQAEHDPMAAAILITTDVSLGRQVVAEVERQLVNHPRRLLTEKAIAHYGLVVVVDSLDMAIELSNEFAPEHLELEVTDPWGLIEGVRHAGAIFLGSSTPEAIGDYLAGPNHTLPTSGAARYASALGVETFMKHSSLIQYSPTALRKVADAIDLLATCEGLPSHADSVKRRVEDADDPQDP from the coding sequence ATGCTTCGAATTATCAACCAGGTTTCAGAAGCGCGAACAGAATTGCGGCGAATTTGCGATCGCACCCATGATGAGCAGATCATCCACAAAGAAGCCACTGTGCGAGAGGTGCTTCAAGCTGTTCAACGACAGGGCGATCGCGCTTTGATCCACTACACCGAAGAGTTTGACCAACGCACCCTGAAGTTGGAAGACTTACGCGTGAGCGGTTCTGAGTTGGATGCTGCCTATCAACAGGTGTCCAAGGAACTGCTAGATGCTATCCAGCTAGCCCGTCGCAACATTGAAGCGTTTCACCGCCAGCGAGTACCTAAGAGCTGGGTACAGTTTGGCGAAGATAACGTGGTGCTCGGCAAGCGCTACACGCCGGTAGACCGGGCAGGTCTCTATATTCCTGGGGGGCGGGCTTCCTACGTCAGCACGGTCTTGATGAATGCGGTACCGGCCAAAGTGGCGGGGGTGCCTCGCATCGTCATGGTGACGCCGCCGGGCCCGGAAAAAGCCGTGAATCCTGCCATTTTGGTGGCGGCGCAGGAGGCTGGGGTTCAGGAAATCTATCGCGTGGGTGGGGCTCAGGCGATCGCGGCCCTGGCCTACGGCACGGAAACCATCCCCAACGTTCACGTGATTACCGGGCCAGGCAATATCTATGTGACGCTGGCTAAGAAGCTGGTCTATGGCACCGTGGGCATTGATTCCTTAGCAGGGCCGTCAGAAGTGCTGGTGATTGCCGACCAGTCTGCCAATCCAGTGTATGTTGCCACTGATCTCCTAGCCCAGGCCGAGCACGATCCCATGGCCGCCGCCATTTTGATCACCACAGACGTCAGCCTTGGACGACAGGTGGTTGCTGAAGTTGAGCGGCAGTTAGTCAACCATCCCCGCCGACTGCTTACGGAAAAAGCGATCGCCCACTATGGCTTGGTTGTGGTTGTAGACTCCCTGGATATGGCGATAGAACTCTCCAACGAATTTGCCCCAGAGCATTTAGAACTGGAAGTCACCGATCCCTGGGGCTTGATCGAGGGTGTCCGCCATGCCGGAGCTATTTTCCTCGGCTCCTCCACCCCAGAAGCGATCGGCGACTACCTGGCCGGTCCCAACCATACCCTGCCCACCTCCGGTGCAGCGCGCTACGCCTCTGCCTTGGGGGTTGAAACCTTCATGAAGCATTCCAGCCTGATTCAATATTCCCCCACAGCACTGCGCAAAGTTGCCGACGCCATTGACCTCCTGGCCACCTGTGAAGGGCTGCCCTCCCATGCCGACTCGGTCAAACGACGCGTTGAAGACGCCGACGATCCCCAAGATCCCTAA
- the rpsT gene encoding 30S ribosomal protein S20 has translation MANIKSAIKRINITERNRLRNKFYRSASRTLIKRYFTALDAYAANPTPEAQQEVEQRISAAYSKIDKAVKRGVLHSNTGARRKARLAKALKEKMATASS, from the coding sequence GTGGCAAACATCAAGTCTGCAATCAAGCGCATTAACATTACGGAGCGCAATCGCCTCCGGAATAAATTCTATCGTTCAGCATCCAGAACGCTGATCAAGCGGTACTTTACGGCTTTAGATGCCTATGCTGCCAATCCGACGCCGGAAGCCCAGCAAGAGGTAGAACAACGCATCTCCGCTGCCTACAGCAAAATCGACAAGGCCGTGAAGCGGGGCGTGCTCCATAGCAATACAGGTGCTCGTAGAAAGGCACGTCTTGCTAAAGCCCTGAAGGAAAAAATGGCGACTGCCTCATCCTAG
- a CDS encoding TatD family hydrolase, with protein sequence MQLIDTHVHLNFESFQADLPDVAQAWRDAGVVRLVHSCVEPSEFPRIQAIADGFPEISFAVGLHPLDADKWTDQTAAQIRDLAQSDQRVVAIGEMGLDFYKADDQDRQVEVFRSQLAIAHDLGLPIIVHCRDAAVAMQHILIEFFEHVGSVSGVMHCWSGTPEETQGFLDLGFYVSFSGIVTFKNAHQVQASAQHVPSDRLLIETDCPFLSPVPKRKERRNQPAHVRFVAEKLAELRGVSLEAIATQTTQNACRLFGITVPDVYANAKG encoded by the coding sequence ATGCAGTTGATTGACACCCACGTTCATCTAAACTTTGAGAGTTTCCAAGCCGATTTGCCCGATGTTGCCCAAGCCTGGCGAGATGCTGGTGTTGTCCGATTAGTGCATTCCTGTGTTGAGCCATCAGAGTTTCCTAGAATTCAGGCGATCGCTGATGGGTTCCCAGAAATTTCCTTTGCTGTGGGACTCCATCCTCTCGACGCCGACAAGTGGACCGATCAGACTGCCGCTCAAATTCGGGATTTAGCTCAGTCTGATCAACGGGTTGTTGCCATTGGAGAAATGGGCCTGGATTTCTACAAAGCAGATGACCAGGATCGGCAGGTTGAGGTCTTTCGCTCTCAGTTAGCGATCGCCCACGACCTAGGGTTGCCCATCATTGTCCACTGTCGAGATGCTGCCGTAGCCATGCAGCACATTTTGATAGAGTTTTTTGAGCATGTTGGATCCGTGTCGGGCGTGATGCATTGCTGGAGCGGCACTCCAGAAGAAACGCAAGGGTTTCTTGATTTAGGGTTTTACGTCAGCTTTAGCGGCATTGTGACGTTTAAAAACGCACACCAAGTTCAAGCTTCAGCCCAGCATGTACCCAGCGATCGCCTGTTGATTGAAACAGATTGCCCTTTTCTGTCGCCCGTGCCCAAACGCAAGGAACGGCGTAACCAACCGGCTCATGTACGGTTTGTCGCTGAAAAACTAGCCGAGCTGCGAGGTGTCTCTCTGGAGGCGATCGCCACCCAGACCACTCAAAACGCCTGTAGACTGTTTGGCATAACTGTTCCTGACGTCTATGCCAACGCTAAAGGTTAG
- the rpoB gene encoding DNA-directed RNA polymerase subunit beta codes for MTNLTQTSPAFTLPDLVEIQRASFRWFLEEGLIEELNSYSPITDYTGKLELHFLGHNYKLKRPKYDVDEAKRRDSTYAVQMYVPTRLINKETGEIKEQEVFIGDLPLMTDRGTFIINGAERVIVNQIVRSPGVYYKAETDKNGRRTYNASLIPNRGAWLKFETDKNDLVWVRIDKTRKLSAQVLLKALGLNDSEIFDALRHPEYFQKTIDKEGQFSEDEALMELYRKLRPGEPPTVSGGQQLLESRFFDPKRYDLGRVGRYKLNRKLRLSIPDTMRVLTPQDILAAIDYLINLEFDIGTIDDIDHLGNRRVRSVGELLQNQVRVGLNRLERIIRERMTVSDAESLTPASLVNPKPLVAAIKEFFGSSQLSQFMDQTNPLAELTHKRRLSALGPGGLTRERAGFAVRDIHPSHYGRICPIETPEGPNAGLIGSLATHARVNAYGFIETPSYPVENGRVLKEQAPLYMTADEEDDLRVAPGDIPLDEEGYILGETVPVRYRQEFTTTTPTEVDYVAISPVQIISVATSLIPFLEHDDANRALMGSNMQRQAVPLLRPERPLVGTGLEAQAARDSGMVILSRVDGEVTYVDATRIVVRDDQGQEIEHIVQKYQRSNQDTCLNQRPIVFEGDRVVLGQVLADGSATEGGEIALGQNVIISYMPWEGYNYEDAILISERLVYEDVYTSIHIEKYEIEARQTKLGPEEITREIPNVGEDALRQLDETGIIRIGAWVEASDILVGKVTPKGESDQPPEEKLLRAIFGEKARDVRDNSLRVPNGEKGRVVDVRVFTREQGDELPPGANMVVRVYVAQKRKIQVGDKMAGRHGNKGIISRILPIEDMPYLPDGTPIDIALNPLGVPSRMNVGQVFECLLGWAGHNLNTRFKVTPFDEMYGQEASRSITHGKLLEAREETGKDWIFDPENPGKIQVYDGRTGEPFDRPVTVGTAYMLKLVHLVDDKIHARSTGPYSLVTQQPLGGKAQQGGQRFGEMEVWALEAFGASYTLQELLTVKSDDMQGRNEALNAIVKGKAIPRPGTPESFKVLMRELQSLCLDIAAHKLETNEDGSSRDVEVDLMADVSSRRAPSRPTYESVSREEDTEEVGEQL; via the coding sequence ATGACTAATTTAACCCAGACTTCACCCGCCTTCACTCTACCAGACCTAGTTGAGATTCAGCGGGCTAGTTTCCGTTGGTTTCTTGAAGAAGGATTGATCGAAGAACTCAATAGTTACTCCCCGATTACAGACTACACCGGGAAGCTAGAACTTCATTTTCTTGGTCACAACTACAAACTCAAGCGCCCGAAGTATGATGTCGATGAGGCTAAGCGGCGGGATAGTACCTACGCCGTTCAGATGTATGTCCCCACTCGGCTGATTAACAAAGAAACGGGTGAGATCAAGGAGCAGGAAGTCTTCATCGGTGACCTACCGCTGATGACCGATCGCGGTACCTTCATCATCAATGGAGCAGAGCGGGTTATTGTTAACCAAATTGTGCGTAGCCCTGGGGTCTACTACAAGGCGGAAACGGACAAAAATGGCCGGCGTACCTACAATGCCAGTCTCATTCCTAACCGAGGCGCATGGCTGAAGTTTGAGACCGACAAGAATGACTTGGTCTGGGTACGGATTGATAAGACTCGTAAGCTATCCGCCCAGGTCTTGCTCAAGGCCCTAGGCTTGAACGATAGCGAAATCTTTGATGCCCTGCGCCATCCTGAGTATTTCCAAAAGACCATCGACAAAGAAGGGCAGTTTAGCGAAGATGAAGCTCTCATGGAGCTGTATCGCAAGCTGCGTCCGGGTGAGCCGCCGACGGTGTCTGGTGGACAACAACTGCTAGAATCTCGCTTCTTTGATCCTAAGCGTTACGACCTTGGACGGGTGGGTCGCTACAAGCTCAACCGCAAGCTGCGCCTGAGTATTCCTGACACCATGCGGGTGCTGACGCCTCAAGATATCCTGGCGGCGATCGATTATCTGATCAACCTAGAGTTTGATATCGGCACCATTGATGACATCGACCACTTAGGCAACCGTCGAGTGCGATCGGTGGGTGAGCTGTTGCAAAACCAGGTGCGTGTTGGTCTCAATCGCCTAGAGCGGATCATTCGGGAACGGATGACCGTGTCAGATGCCGAATCGCTGACCCCAGCCTCTTTGGTGAACCCTAAGCCCTTGGTGGCTGCCATCAAGGAATTCTTCGGCTCTTCCCAGCTTTCCCAGTTCATGGATCAAACCAATCCTCTGGCAGAGCTGACGCACAAACGCCGTCTCAGTGCCTTGGGCCCAGGTGGTCTTACCCGGGAGCGGGCGGGCTTTGCCGTGCGAGATATTCACCCCTCTCACTATGGACGGATTTGTCCGATTGAGACGCCAGAAGGCCCGAACGCTGGTCTGATTGGTTCTTTGGCAACCCACGCGCGCGTCAATGCCTATGGGTTCATTGAAACGCCGTCGTATCCGGTAGAAAATGGCCGGGTGCTGAAGGAGCAAGCGCCGCTCTATATGACCGCGGATGAAGAGGACGACCTGCGGGTGGCACCGGGGGATATTCCCCTGGATGAAGAAGGCTACATTTTGGGTGAAACCGTACCGGTACGCTACCGGCAGGAATTCACTACCACCACCCCCACCGAGGTGGACTATGTAGCGATTTCTCCAGTACAGATTATTTCTGTCGCCACATCCCTGATTCCCTTCCTAGAGCACGATGATGCGAACCGAGCCTTGATGGGCTCGAACATGCAGCGGCAGGCCGTCCCCTTGCTACGCCCAGAGCGTCCCCTGGTGGGAACTGGGTTGGAGGCGCAGGCTGCCCGTGACTCGGGGATGGTGATTCTCTCGCGAGTGGATGGGGAAGTCACCTATGTGGACGCTACCCGGATTGTGGTGCGCGATGATCAGGGGCAGGAGATTGAACATATTGTTCAGAAGTACCAACGCTCCAACCAAGATACTTGCTTGAACCAACGCCCTATTGTCTTTGAAGGCGATCGCGTGGTGCTCGGCCAGGTCTTGGCGGATGGTTCTGCCACGGAAGGGGGTGAGATTGCCCTCGGTCAAAACGTCATCATCTCCTATATGCCGTGGGAGGGATACAACTATGAGGATGCAATCCTTATTAGCGAGCGCTTGGTGTATGAAGACGTCTACACCTCGATTCACATTGAAAAGTATGAAATTGAGGCACGTCAGACCAAGCTTGGCCCTGAAGAAATTACCCGAGAAATCCCCAACGTTGGTGAAGATGCCCTGCGTCAGCTTGACGAAACGGGGATCATTCGGATCGGGGCATGGGTAGAGGCTAGCGACATTTTGGTGGGTAAGGTGACGCCTAAGGGCGAGTCTGACCAGCCACCGGAAGAAAAACTGCTGCGCGCTATTTTCGGGGAAAAAGCCCGAGATGTGCGAGATAATTCCCTGCGAGTGCCCAACGGTGAGAAAGGCCGGGTTGTGGATGTCCGCGTCTTTACCCGCGAGCAAGGGGATGAGCTGCCGCCGGGGGCCAACATGGTGGTTCGGGTGTATGTGGCCCAGAAGCGGAAAATTCAGGTGGGCGACAAGATGGCTGGACGCCACGGCAACAAAGGGATTATTTCCCGAATCTTGCCGATTGAAGACATGCCCTATCTGCCTGATGGAACCCCCATTGACATTGCTCTTAACCCTCTAGGGGTGCCGTCTCGGATGAACGTGGGTCAGGTCTTCGAGTGCCTATTGGGTTGGGCTGGCCACAACCTCAATACTCGCTTTAAGGTGACGCCGTTTGACGAAATGTATGGGCAGGAAGCGTCCCGCAGCATCACCCATGGCAAACTGCTGGAGGCTCGGGAAGAAACGGGTAAAGACTGGATCTTTGATCCAGAGAATCCTGGCAAGATCCAAGTCTATGACGGGCGAACAGGCGAGCCGTTTGATCGTCCGGTGACGGTGGGTACGGCCTACATGCTGAAGCTGGTTCACTTAGTGGACGATAAGATTCATGCTCGCTCAACGGGGCCATACTCCTTGGTGACTCAGCAGCCCTTGGGTGGTAAGGCTCAGCAAGGTGGTCAGCGATTTGGCGAAATGGAAGTTTGGGCGCTGGAAGCCTTTGGTGCATCCTATACCCTGCAAGAGCTTCTGACCGTGAAGTCGGATGATATGCAGGGACGCAACGAAGCCCTCAATGCCATTGTCAAAGGCAAGGCCATTCCTCGTCCAGGTACCCCTGAATCCTTTAAGGTTTTGATGCGAGAGCTGCAGTCCCTCTGTTTAGATATTGCTGCTCACAAGCTTGAAACCAATGAAGACGGCAGCAGCCGCGATGTGGAAGTGGATCTCATGGCAGACGTTAGTAGTCGTCGAGCTCCATCTCGTCCCACCTACGAATCAGTGTCCCGTGAGGAAGACACTGAAGAAGTTGGAGAGCAACTCTAG